A window of Ardenticatena maritima contains these coding sequences:
- a CDS encoding threonine synthase, with amino-acid sequence MTLTLFCTACRQPAPLTAWRCPACGGVLDTRLPTFQPDAIVRHEASLWRYAASLPIERTVSLGEGFTPLVALPHTPDPRLMVKLEYAAPTGSFKDRGTVMTINALLQAGVHDVVEDSSGNAGASLAAYAAAAGMHARIFTPAHAAEGKKRQMRIFGADLVEVPGPRSAATEACLRAAEESVYASHAWSPLPLLGFMTAAWELWEQLGDAPAAVVCPVGQGGLFLGLWRGFLALRTAGCITRMPRLYAVQSTACAPITTAWYLKEPDPIAVEEGETIAEGIRIAHPVRGRDVLSAIRSSGGAAFAVSDEATRAAHRWFAKRGLFVEPTSAVVGVPLEEICEHTREDGAIVLMLTGSGLKYGLS; translated from the coding sequence ATGACCCTGACACTCTTCTGCACGGCTTGTCGCCAGCCCGCCCCCCTCACCGCCTGGCGCTGCCCAGCATGCGGCGGCGTCCTCGACACGCGGCTCCCCACCTTCCAGCCCGACGCCATTGTGCGCCATGAAGCCTCACTCTGGCGCTATGCAGCCTCTTTGCCCATAGAGCGTACCGTTTCGCTCGGTGAGGGGTTTACGCCATTGGTGGCACTACCACACACACCCGACCCAAGGCTCATGGTCAAACTCGAATACGCCGCGCCTACGGGTTCGTTCAAAGACCGTGGAACGGTGATGACCATCAACGCACTTTTACAAGCCGGTGTGCACGACGTTGTGGAAGATTCATCGGGCAATGCGGGGGCGTCGCTCGCCGCCTACGCCGCCGCAGCCGGCATGCACGCCCGCATCTTCACCCCCGCCCACGCCGCCGAAGGCAAAAAGCGCCAAATGCGCATCTTCGGCGCAGACCTTGTCGAAGTTCCCGGCCCGCGCAGCGCCGCAACCGAAGCCTGCCTGCGCGCCGCCGAAGAAAGCGTGTACGCCAGCCACGCATGGAGCCCACTCCCACTGCTTGGGTTCATGACGGCTGCGTGGGAATTGTGGGAGCAACTGGGGGACGCGCCCGCCGCGGTCGTCTGCCCGGTGGGGCAAGGCGGGTTGTTTTTGGGGCTTTGGCGCGGCTTCCTGGCGCTCCGCACGGCGGGGTGTATCACGCGCATGCCCCGCCTCTATGCGGTCCAATCCACCGCTTGCGCCCCCATCACCACCGCCTGGTATCTGAAAGAACCCGACCCCATCGCGGTGGAAGAAGGCGAAACCATCGCCGAGGGCATCCGCATCGCCCACCCCGTGCGCGGGCGCGACGTTCTGTCAGCCATCAGGTCGAGTGGGGGGGCGGCATTTGCCGTCTCCGACGAAGCCACCCGCGCCGCGCATCGCTGGTTTGCCAAACGGGGGCTGTTTGTCGAACCAACCAGCGCCGTCGTTGGCGTTCCGCTGGAAGAAATCTGCGAACACACACGCGAAGACGGCGCCATCGTGCTCATGCTGACGGGGAGCGGTTTGAAATATGGCCTCTCATGA
- the fabF gene encoding beta-ketoacyl-ACP synthase II: MSEQTRRVVVTGIGAITALGKDMPTTWKNLLAGVSGAGPITRFDTSDFLVKFACEVKDFDIAEYEDIISPKEAKRIDRNIQLMIGAAAQAMRQAGLRIEDPEHANRAGALVGTGIGGLETLYEGHKTLFEKGPKRVSPFVATYMLPNMAAGYLSICFNLRGPNFTIISACASGTHTVGEAAEIIRRGDADVMLAGGVEAPITPFGLAAFHRTGALSTRNDDPQHASRPFDAQRDGFVFGEGAGALVLESLEHAKARGATILAEVVGYGLSDDAYHISAPAEGGEGAARAMAMALRKAGVGPEAVDYINAHGTSTPLNDKSETQAIKTVFGEHAYRIPISSTKSMVGHLLGAAGVVEAAVCVQTILDGIIHPTINYEYPDPECDLDYVPNQARKATVRYALSNSFGFGGHNASILLKAYEE, translated from the coding sequence ATGAGCGAACAGACACGACGTGTCGTTGTGACGGGTATCGGCGCCATCACCGCGCTGGGCAAAGATATGCCCACCACCTGGAAGAATTTGCTTGCCGGCGTCAGCGGCGCCGGCCCGATTACTCGCTTCGACACCAGCGACTTTCTGGTCAAATTTGCCTGCGAAGTCAAGGATTTCGATATTGCCGAGTACGAAGACATCATCTCGCCCAAAGAAGCCAAACGCATTGACCGCAACATTCAGTTGATGATTGGCGCTGCGGCGCAAGCCATGCGCCAGGCTGGTTTGCGCATCGAAGACCCCGAACACGCCAACCGTGCGGGGGCGCTGGTCGGCACCGGTATCGGGGGGCTGGAAACCTTGTACGAAGGACACAAAACCCTCTTCGAGAAGGGTCCCAAACGTGTGAGCCCCTTTGTGGCGACCTACATGCTCCCCAACATGGCGGCGGGGTATCTCTCCATCTGCTTCAACCTGCGCGGTCCGAACTTCACCATCATCTCGGCGTGCGCCTCGGGGACGCACACCGTCGGGGAAGCCGCCGAAATCATCCGCCGCGGCGACGCCGACGTCATGCTGGCGGGCGGCGTGGAAGCGCCCATTACGCCCTTCGGGTTGGCGGCTTTCCACCGCACGGGGGCGCTCAGCACGCGCAACGACGACCCGCAACACGCATCGCGCCCCTTCGACGCCCAGCGCGACGGTTTTGTGTTTGGTGAAGGGGCGGGGGCGTTGGTGCTCGAAAGCCTGGAACACGCCAAAGCCCGCGGGGCTACCATCCTCGCCGAGGTGGTGGGCTACGGCTTGAGCGACGACGCCTATCACATCAGCGCCCCTGCGGAAGGCGGCGAAGGGGCGGCGCGCGCCATGGCTATGGCGCTCCGCAAAGCGGGAGTTGGTCCCGAAGCCGTGGACTACATCAACGCACACGGCACCAGCACGCCGCTCAACGACAAATCGGAAACGCAAGCCATCAAGACGGTCTTCGGCGAGCACGCCTACCGCATCCCCATCAGTTCCACCAAGAGCATGGTTGGGCACTTGCTGGGGGCGGCGGGGGTTGTGGAAGCCGCCGTCTGCGTGCAAACCATTCTGGACGGTATCATCCACCCCACCATCAACTACGAATACCCCGACCCAGAATGTGATTTGGACTATGTGCCCAATCAGGCGCGCAAAGCCACGGTGCGCTACGCCCTTTCCAACAGTTTCGGCTTTGGTGGGCACAACGCATCCATCTTGCTGAAAGCCTACGAGGAGTAA
- the rnc gene encoding ribonuclease III produces MTWSLEQAQQVIGYTFRRPDLLRTALTHRSYLNEHPEETEDYERLEFLGDAVLDLVVAEHLFYALPDWPEGDLTFLRATLVRTEQLADYARQLGLGDILRLGRGAELSGGRNHTAILADAFEAVVGALYLDGGLDVVRDWVLERFIAPTVEAARRSGRTRRDPKSRLQEAVQARYNITPRYAIIAESGPEHDRRFTAEVRIGDEVWGVGEGRSKQEATLAAAEAALRRLEEA; encoded by the coding sequence GTGACGTGGTCGCTTGAACAGGCGCAGCAGGTCATCGGCTACACCTTTCGCCGACCCGACCTGCTGCGCACCGCCCTCACCCATCGGTCGTACCTCAATGAACATCCCGAAGAAACCGAAGATTACGAGCGTCTGGAATTTTTGGGCGACGCCGTGCTCGACCTGGTTGTCGCCGAGCATCTCTTCTACGCGCTCCCCGACTGGCCCGAAGGGGACTTGACGTTTTTGCGCGCCACGCTGGTGCGCACCGAACAACTGGCCGATTACGCCCGCCAACTCGGCTTGGGCGACATCCTGCGCCTGGGGCGCGGCGCGGAATTGAGCGGCGGGCGCAATCACACCGCCATCCTCGCCGATGCGTTTGAAGCCGTTGTCGGCGCGCTCTACCTGGACGGGGGGCTGGACGTGGTGCGCGATTGGGTGCTCGAACGCTTCATCGCCCCCACAGTCGAAGCCGCACGGCGCAGTGGGCGCACCCGCCGCGACCCCAAAAGCCGCCTGCAAGAAGCGGTGCAAGCCCGCTACAACATCACACCCCGCTACGCCATCATCGCCGAAAGCGGTCCTGAACACGACCGCCGTTTTACCGCCGAGGTGCGCATTGGCGATGAGGTATGGGGCGTCGGCGAAGGGCGCAGCAAACAGGAAGCCACGCTTGCCGCGGCGGAGGCGGCGCTGCGGCGGTTGGAAGAGGCATAA
- a CDS encoding serine hydroxymethyltransferase gives MRKTAPPLTEDRQALVPPSAPLAESDPEAWDIILAEQARQRRGLELIASENYVSAAVLRAMGSVLTNKYAEGYPGRRYYGGCEVVDRAERLAQERAKQLFGAEHVNVQPHSGSQANAAVYMAVLKPGDTILGMRLDQGGHLTHGSPVNFSGQLYNVVSYGVNPETETIDYEEMARLAHEHKPKMIVCGASAYPRIIDFERIRAIADEVGAYVMADIAHIAGLVAAGLHPSPIPHCHFVTTTTHKTLRGPRGGMIMCQAEFAKAIDKAVFPGGQGGPLMHVILAKAVAFGEALRPEFKIYQQQIVRNAKRLAEKLADAGLRIVSGGTDNHLMLVDVRSAGITGKVAENALGRVHITVNKNMIPFDPESPFVTSGIRIGTPAVTSRGMTETEMDFIADWIAQVLFNHDNEELLAEIAGQVEGLCERFPLPGVDA, from the coding sequence ATGCGAAAAACAGCACCACCACTCACAGAAGACCGTCAGGCGCTTGTGCCGCCATCCGCGCCCCTCGCCGAAAGCGACCCCGAAGCGTGGGACATCATCCTCGCCGAGCAAGCCCGCCAGCGGCGCGGACTCGAACTCATCGCCAGCGAAAACTACGTCAGCGCCGCCGTGTTGCGCGCCATGGGCTCGGTGCTCACCAACAAGTACGCCGAAGGCTACCCCGGTCGCCGCTACTACGGCGGCTGTGAAGTCGTAGACCGCGCCGAACGCCTGGCGCAGGAGCGCGCGAAACAACTCTTTGGCGCTGAGCATGTGAACGTTCAGCCCCACAGCGGCTCGCAAGCCAACGCCGCCGTCTACATGGCGGTGCTCAAACCAGGCGATACCATCCTGGGCATGCGCCTCGACCAGGGCGGCCATCTCACGCACGGTAGCCCCGTCAATTTCAGCGGGCAACTCTACAACGTCGTCTCGTATGGGGTCAACCCCGAAACCGAAACCATTGACTACGAGGAAATGGCGCGCCTGGCGCACGAACACAAACCGAAGATGATCGTCTGCGGCGCGTCCGCCTATCCCCGCATCATTGACTTCGAGCGCATCCGCGCCATCGCCGACGAAGTGGGGGCTTACGTCATGGCGGACATCGCCCACATTGCCGGGCTGGTCGCCGCCGGTCTGCACCCCTCGCCCATTCCACACTGCCACTTTGTCACAACCACCACGCACAAAACCCTGCGCGGGCCGCGCGGCGGCATGATTATGTGTCAGGCGGAATTCGCCAAAGCCATTGACAAAGCCGTCTTCCCCGGCGGGCAAGGCGGGCCACTCATGCATGTCATTCTCGCCAAAGCCGTTGCGTTCGGCGAAGCCCTGCGCCCCGAATTCAAAATCTACCAGCAGCAAATCGTGCGCAATGCCAAGCGGCTCGCCGAGAAACTCGCCGACGCCGGTTTGCGCATCGTCAGCGGGGGCACCGACAACCACCTCATGCTGGTAGACGTGCGCAGTGCGGGTATCACGGGGAAAGTGGCCGAAAACGCCCTTGGGCGTGTGCATATCACCGTCAACAAAAACATGATTCCCTTCGACCCCGAAAGCCCCTTCGTCACGAGCGGTATTCGCATCGGCACGCCCGCCGTCACCAGCCGCGGCATGACCGAAACCGAAATGGATTTCATTGCCGATTGGATTGCGCAGGTGCTCTTCAATCACGACAACGAAGAATTGCTCGCCGAGATTGCGGGGCAAGTCGAAGGGCTGTGCGAACGCTTCCCGCTTCCGGGTGTGGACGCCTAA
- a CDS encoding MFS transporter gives MRRRHAIAFILLLGLVSLLADVTYEGARSITGPYLALLGAGAGIVGLVAGAGELIGYALRLVFGVLADRTRRYWAFTIVGYALNLLAVPLLALANSWEIAAALIVLERTGKAIRAPARDTLLSHATEQTGRGWGFGLHEAMDQIGALLGPLVVAGILARMGNYRLAFAALAVPAVLAMVALFTARALYPAPEMLGKNRPSASTTSRRLLPRTFWLYLIASVFIAAGYADFPLLAFHFERTNLMPATWIPLMYAVAMATDAITALIFGRLYDRLGLRILALSVALSLFFAPLVFLGNVAVVFVGVVLWGVGLGAQESIMRAAVADLVPSAQRGTAYGLFNAAYGFAWFVGSAIIGLLYESTLWLAIAFSVLVQIAAIITLQLVRPNEATA, from the coding sequence ATGCGTCGTCGCCATGCCATTGCCTTCATTCTCTTGCTTGGGCTGGTCAGCCTCCTGGCGGACGTCACCTACGAAGGGGCGCGCAGCATCACGGGCCCCTACCTGGCTTTGCTGGGCGCGGGCGCCGGCATCGTGGGGCTTGTCGCCGGTGCGGGTGAACTGATTGGCTACGCATTGCGGCTTGTCTTTGGCGTGCTGGCCGACCGCACACGCCGCTACTGGGCGTTCACCATCGTCGGCTACGCTCTCAATTTGCTGGCGGTGCCCTTGCTGGCGCTCGCCAACTCGTGGGAAATCGCCGCCGCGCTCATCGTGCTGGAACGCACAGGCAAAGCCATTCGCGCCCCCGCCCGTGATACGCTTCTCTCGCACGCGACCGAACAAACCGGGCGCGGCTGGGGCTTTGGGTTGCACGAAGCCATGGACCAGATTGGCGCGCTGTTGGGGCCGCTTGTCGTGGCGGGGATTCTGGCGCGCATGGGCAACTACCGCCTGGCTTTTGCTGCCCTCGCCGTTCCCGCCGTGCTAGCCATGGTGGCGCTCTTCACCGCCCGCGCCCTCTACCCCGCCCCGGAAATGCTGGGGAAGAACCGCCCATCGGCGTCCACCACATCGCGCCGCCTGCTCCCGCGCACCTTCTGGCTCTATCTCATCGCCAGCGTCTTCATCGCCGCCGGCTACGCCGACTTCCCCCTGCTCGCCTTCCACTTTGAGCGCACGAACCTCATGCCCGCCACCTGGATTCCGCTCATGTACGCCGTCGCCATGGCAACCGACGCCATCACCGCGCTCATCTTCGGGCGCTTGTACGACCGCCTGGGCTTGCGCATTCTGGCGCTCTCTGTGGCGCTCAGCCTCTTCTTTGCGCCGCTGGTCTTCCTGGGGAACGTCGCCGTGGTCTTTGTGGGCGTTGTGTTGTGGGGCGTTGGGTTGGGCGCGCAAGAAAGCATCATGCGCGCCGCCGTCGCCGACCTGGTGCCCAGCGCACAGCGCGGCACGGCTTATGGGCTGTTCAACGCCGCGTATGGCTTCGCCTGGTTTGTGGGAAGCGCCATCATCGGGTTGCTCTATGAAAGCACGCTGTGGCTGGCGATTGCTTTTTCGGTGCTGGTGCAAATTGCTGCTATCATAACCCTGCAACTGGTGCGACCGAACGAGGCAACCGCATGA
- a CDS encoding MazG nucleotide pyrophosphohydrolase domain-containing protein produces the protein MNQQHSPLTFDEFQTWFRHYDDVRGLTDDPPLAVLARLVEEVGEIARHVLRLEGEKPLDETAREAERAALALELADAFIFLTKLANIYAIEWTPTIHAAMQKAEHRFDVEDGRREAQRRRSARTHRRAKGE, from the coding sequence ATGAATCAGCAGCATTCACCACTCACGTTTGATGAATTTCAAACCTGGTTTCGGCACTATGATGACGTGCGCGGTCTCACCGACGACCCACCGCTGGCTGTGCTCGCGCGGCTGGTGGAAGAAGTGGGCGAAATTGCCCGCCACGTTCTGCGCCTGGAAGGGGAGAAACCGCTGGACGAGACCGCACGCGAAGCCGAACGCGCCGCACTGGCGCTTGAACTCGCCGACGCCTTCATTTTTCTGACCAAACTGGCCAACATCTACGCGATTGAGTGGACGCCCACCATTCACGCCGCCATGCAGAAAGCCGAACACCGTTTCGACGTGGAAGACGGACGCCGCGAAGCCCAACGCCGCCGGAGCGCGCGTACCCATCGGCGGGCAAAGGGCGAGTAG
- a CDS encoding alpha/beta fold hydrolase, which yields MTTTNHTCPYACTFLTTNGVRLHTIIAGPENGAPVVLLHGFPEFWYGWRHQIPVLAAHGCRVIVPDQRGYNLSDKPPRVADYNMDALSDDMLGLLDALGYERATLVGHDWGAAVAWWTALRTPERLHALVILNVPHPGVMRRYARRHLSQLRKSWYMFFFQIPRLPEWLIRMRGFAAGRRALLTTSRPGAFSQEDIARYVEAWQQPGALTAMINWYRALFRHPPQRLPHGPRVRVPTHILWGKRDAFLEHEMASLSRDLCDQGRLTFFDDATHWLQHEEPDAVNEAILDMVQAHKEA from the coding sequence ATGACCACCACCAACCACACCTGCCCATACGCCTGCACGTTCCTCACCACAAACGGCGTGCGCCTGCACACCATCATCGCCGGCCCTGAAAATGGCGCGCCTGTGGTGTTGCTGCACGGCTTCCCCGAATTCTGGTATGGCTGGCGGCATCAAATTCCAGTGCTGGCGGCGCACGGCTGCCGCGTCATCGTCCCCGACCAACGCGGCTACAACCTGAGCGACAAGCCGCCCCGCGTCGCCGACTACAACATGGACGCATTGAGCGACGACATGCTTGGCCTCCTCGACGCGTTGGGCTATGAGCGCGCCACCCTTGTCGGGCACGACTGGGGCGCCGCCGTCGCCTGGTGGACGGCGCTCCGCACACCGGAACGCCTGCATGCGCTGGTCATCCTGAATGTGCCCCATCCGGGCGTCATGCGGCGCTACGCGCGCCGTCATCTCTCGCAACTGCGCAAATCGTGGTACATGTTTTTCTTCCAAATCCCGCGGCTGCCTGAATGGCTCATCCGCATGCGTGGCTTTGCCGCCGGACGGCGCGCCCTGCTCACCACCAGCCGCCCCGGTGCATTCAGCCAGGAAGACATCGCGCGCTATGTGGAAGCGTGGCAACAACCCGGCGCACTCACCGCGATGATCAACTGGTATCGGGCGCTTTTTCGGCACCCGCCGCAGCGCCTTCCCCACGGGCCACGTGTGCGCGTTCCCACCCACATTCTGTGGGGCAAGCGCGACGCTTTTCTGGAACATGAAATGGCGTCGCTCAGCCGCGACCTGTGCGACCAGGGGCGGCTCACGTTCTTTGACGACGCAACGCACTGGCTGCAACACGAAGAACCCGACGCAGTCAATGAGGCGATTCTCGACATGGTACAGGCACACAAGGAGGCATGA
- the msrA gene encoding peptide-methionine (S)-S-oxide reductase MsrA produces MSTQYEQATLGGGCFWCLEAVYQMVRGVERVVPGYAGGHVPNPTYEQVCTGTTGHAEVVQITYDPTVITYADLLDIFWHIHDPTTPNRQGNDIGPQYRSIILYHNEEQRRIAEASKAAAEASGLWGNRPFVTEIVPLTAFYEAEPYHHNYYRRNPSQGYCRYVIEPKIAKFMRTYRDRVKED; encoded by the coding sequence ATGAGCACGCAGTACGAACAAGCCACACTTGGCGGGGGGTGTTTCTGGTGTCTGGAAGCCGTCTATCAAATGGTGCGCGGTGTTGAGCGTGTGGTGCCGGGCTATGCCGGCGGGCACGTGCCCAACCCCACCTACGAACAGGTTTGCACCGGCACAACCGGGCACGCCGAAGTGGTGCAAATCACCTACGACCCCACCGTCATCACGTATGCGGACCTGCTCGACATCTTCTGGCACATTCACGACCCCACCACACCCAACCGCCAGGGCAACGACATCGGGCCGCAATACCGTTCAATCATCCTCTACCACAATGAAGAGCAACGGCGCATCGCCGAAGCCTCCAAAGCCGCCGCCGAAGCCTCCGGGCTCTGGGGGAACCGCCCCTTTGTGACTGAGATTGTGCCGCTGACGGCATTCTACGAAGCCGAACCCTATCACCACAACTACTACCGCCGCAACCCTTCACAAGGCTATTGCCGCTACGTCATCGAACCCAAAATCGCCAAATTCATGCGCACCTACCGTGACCGTGTGAAGGAGGATTGA
- a CDS encoding sugar phosphate isomerase/epimerase family protein, which yields MPLPPPDAVAVSSWSWHAPFYEGRLYLHDVPHEAARLGFQAVELNDFMLAPPRFGRVRTLLFKLARAALHTLRPPVETGAPTPPPARLAQVQSLLAAFSHRHTPAIPDELIRYTHQNLRRVRQALDESGVQCLVWTVNSDFCTPDTVWAWQERYLRWGLAAAQILGATRLRLTLGGTADASPDVETRVVERLAALAAYAGTHHPTCQLVVENHWGITTEPERLLRILDRARQRAGVAIGLCFDPGNLPPETREEGWALLAPQAAHLHFKTFAFDADGNETTLPYDRILPLVGATCETVTIEFEGDGDAHTGIMRSLALYKRLVVGMQA from the coding sequence ATGCCCCTGCCGCCACCCGACGCCGTCGCCGTCTCGTCATGGTCGTGGCACGCCCCTTTTTATGAAGGGCGGCTCTACCTGCACGATGTCCCCCACGAAGCCGCACGGCTGGGGTTTCAGGCGGTCGAACTCAACGACTTCATGCTCGCGCCGCCCCGTTTTGGGCGCGTGCGCACGCTGCTCTTCAAACTGGCGCGTGCGGCGCTGCACACCCTGCGCCCCCCGGTGGAAACAGGCGCCCCCACGCCGCCGCCCGCCCGCCTGGCACAGGTGCAAAGCCTGCTGGCGGCGTTCAGCCACCGCCACACCCCCGCCATTCCCGATGAACTCATCCGCTACACGCACCAAAACCTTCGCCGTGTGCGTCAGGCGCTGGATGAAAGCGGTGTGCAATGCCTGGTCTGGACGGTGAACAGCGATTTTTGCACACCCGATACGGTGTGGGCGTGGCAAGAGCGCTACCTCCGCTGGGGGCTTGCCGCCGCGCAGATCCTCGGCGCAACACGTCTCCGCCTGACGCTGGGCGGCACGGCGGACGCTTCCCCCGACGTGGAAACGCGCGTTGTCGAACGGTTAGCGGCACTGGCGGCATACGCAGGCACGCATCATCCCACCTGCCAACTGGTGGTGGAAAACCATTGGGGCATCACCACCGAACCGGAGCGGCTGTTGCGCATCCTCGACCGCGCCCGCCAGCGCGCGGGTGTCGCCATTGGGCTTTGTTTCGACCCCGGCAACCTGCCGCCCGAAACGCGCGAAGAGGGATGGGCGCTGCTCGCCCCGCAGGCGGCACATCTGCACTTTAAAACGTTCGCCTTCGACGCCGACGGCAACGAAACCACCTTGCCCTACGACCGCATTTTGCCGCTGGTGGGGGCAACGTGCGAAACCGTGACGATCGAGTTTGAGGGAGACGGCGACGCGCATACGGGTATCATGCGCTCGCTGGCACTCTACAAGCGACTGGTGGTTGGTATGCAGGCATGA
- a CDS encoding PH domain-containing protein: MSATPTFSQTPRQEQPLLVVRPRFVPDVVIASTLPLAIFLTLWGGGFCGGFFYVLFDKQDVNTPTWFPFVACALSTFFGLPLLVLIGTQRMYARTEYRFYRDRLEFEEGFWTIEKKMIPYNRITEITLKEGVMQRRYGLGTIELLTAGTATRPQQSGIELRDIPNPSEVYEQVKALIHTT, translated from the coding sequence ATGAGCGCCACGCCTACTTTTTCACAGACACCACGTCAGGAACAGCCTTTGCTGGTTGTGCGCCCCCGCTTTGTGCCCGATGTGGTCATTGCTTCGACCTTACCTTTGGCGATTTTTCTCACGCTGTGGGGCGGTGGTTTTTGCGGCGGTTTTTTCTACGTTCTCTTTGACAAGCAAGACGTCAATACGCCCACCTGGTTCCCATTTGTGGCCTGCGCGCTGAGTACCTTCTTCGGCTTGCCGCTGCTGGTACTCATTGGCACGCAACGCATGTACGCGCGCACCGAATACCGTTTCTACCGCGACCGTCTGGAATTTGAGGAAGGGTTTTGGACGATTGAAAAGAAGATGATTCCCTACAACCGGATTACTGAAATCACTTTGAAAGAAGGCGTGATGCAGCGGCGTTATGGGTTGGGCACGATTGAACTGCTCACAGCCGGCACGGCAACACGTCCACAGCAAAGCGGCATCGAACTGCGCGACATTCCAAACCCAAGCGAGGTGTACGAGCAGGTGAAAGCGCTCATCCACACCACCTGA